Proteins encoded by one window of Emys orbicularis isolate rEmyOrb1 chromosome 15, rEmyOrb1.hap1, whole genome shotgun sequence:
- the LOC135889553 gene encoding zinc finger protein 3-like, with amino-acid sequence MPCHGDGMLREKEEHQPQQEDAEQDEPHGALLQISEEDVSRSGEQREGCESQHRPERKQGNKPRQKLNKSINSWGPHKYVKKTTAQQKIQAGARNNTCSECGKNFSSRSVLLKHQKIHTGERPYECRECQKSFTHRSSLIKHRRIHTGERPYACCECGKNFIDSSALIKHQKFHAGERPHECSECGKSFTQSSDLITHQRIHTGERPYECTVCGKSFTQRASLIKHQRTHTGERPYECCECGKSFTDSSLLIKHQRIHTGERPYECSECQKSFTDSSDLIKHQRIHTGEKPYECGECGKSFTDSSDLIKHQRIHTGERPHTCCDCGKSFTQRSCLIKHQRIHTGERPYGCAECGKSFTWRSNLITHQKIHTGERPYGCGECGKKFIDNSALLKHQRIHMGARPYECGECGKNFTRSSNLIRHQRLHTS; translated from the exons ATGCCCTGTCACG GTGATGGGAtgctgagggagaaggaagagcaCCAACCtcagcaggaagatgctgagcaagaCGAACCACACGGGGCATTATTGCAAATATCTGAGGAGGATGTGTCCAGGAGTGGTGAGCAGAGAGAAGGATGTGAgagtcagcacaggccagagaggaAGCAGGGAAACAAGCCAAGGCAGAAATTGAATAAATCCATTAATAGTTGGGGACCTCACAAATACGTCAAGAAAACCACAGCCCAGCAGAAAATCCAGGCAGGAGCGAGAAAcaacacatgctctgagtgtgggaaaaatttCAGTAGCCGCTCAGTTCTTCTTAAACATCAGaagatccacacaggagagagaccctatgaatgccgTGAGTGTCAGAAAAGCTTCACTCACAGATCATCCCTTATTAAACATCGGAggatacacacaggagagagaccctatgcgTGCTGTGAGTGTGGCAAAAACTTCATTGACAGCTCAGCccttattaaacatcagaaaTTCCATGCGGGAGAGAGACcccatgaatgcagtgagtgcgggaaaagcttcactcagagctcGGACCTCATTACGcatcagcgaatccacacaggagagagaccctatgaatgcactgtgtgtgggaaaagcttcactcagagagcatcccttattaaac ATCAgcgaacccacacaggagagagaccctacgaatgctgtgagtgcgggaaaagcttcacggACAGCTCTCtccttattaaacatcagaggatccacacgggggagaggccctatgaatgcagtgagtgtcaGAAAAGCTTCACAGACAGCTCAGATcttattaaacatcagagaatccacaccggAGAAAAGCCCTATGAATGtggtgagtgcgggaaaagcttcactgacAGCTCAGACCTGATTAAACACCAGcgaatccacaccggagagagaccaCATACATGctgtgactgtgggaaaagcttcactcagagatcatgccttattaaacatcagcgaatccacacaggggaacGACCCTATGGATGCGCTGAGTGTGGAAAAAGCTTCACTTGGCGCTCCaaccttattacacatcagaaaatccacacaggtgagagaCCCTATGGGTGCggtgagtgtgggaaaaaattcatagacaactcagcacttttgaaacatcagagaatccacatgggAGCCAGACCTTATGAATGCGGCGAGTGCGGGAAAAACTTCACTCGGAGCTCcaaccttattagacatcagaggcTCCACACCTCATAG